The Culex quinquefasciatus strain JHB chromosome 2, VPISU_Cqui_1.0_pri_paternal, whole genome shotgun sequence genome contains the following window.
gattttttgaacctcaatttataatatgtacgacaaaatatgtgcacatcaatgaaatttagcttcGGGAACATATTGTGTATCAATAGGAGGCCATATTTGTTTAGCTTtgtgtcataatttcatttgatttcatgatttttgtcgtgggcgataAAACGGTTtcaagggtgggcgaaaattggattgaggggggcgaaaataggttcttcagagcactttatgaaaacgcaaaattttatcaaaaatgaataggtaaatgataaaaaccttgtggaaacttaaaatcaaatagtttatcaacgttctacaacaaatagaaccaaaaaccataaattgtcatcaaattctcatcaaatttcctagattgccactataaagtgggcgatttctgggtcctctaccctatagaGAATTAGGGCGCTTCGTCACTATTgcatacaagcaaaaattgcaGGCAATATTTGGGAGTAGCGAGCAGCAGTAATTCTCCAAACAAACTTCGGAGAAAACCCATTTTGCCATGTCGGTACGATTgaattgacccagaagggtaattttttcatttagaacaaaatccttcattttaaaatttcgtgtgtttctaactttgcagggttattttttagagcgtaacaatgttctacaaagttgtagagcagacaattacaaacattttgatataaaaacataagtggtttgcttataaacatcacgagttatcacgattctacgaaaaaaagttttgaaaaagttattttatgcgtttctctttggttcgtcatccgtgtctgtcgcgggtgaccatgaaagGGCATGaataacgacgaccaactttttttcaccatcgtgttccctgaCCAATTTTACATaggaatcacttatcgacagaaatgaatatgtttcgttccagagatatcgaattttaaatttttgtgttttcgagattacctacatcagcttcattcgccgcatctgctagaagcacacaggcgggctgatcaataactgctacctgatcatttattgaaataatatttcatcatacataatctttatcaaattgggcaaaaattgacTGTATAGCACTGCAGGAAACTGGAGTTGattcacgaatgtttatctgctaaaaaaaaaatgaagtgaatttctgtgctaacccacaggacagagcaataacgacacacagtaaagggcagaattggattccgacagagcgagcaggaaaatgcaattaatcttgttagtaacactgaacaataagtgcacgatacattactgagtaaaaaatatgaactaaaattaataaaatttgttgatacgttgtactctagtgaaggacgatcacaaggattaggaaaaggatttctggaaagtataaaactgaaaaatgtaagaaaatcacaaagtttgatctgctgcaaagcggctaattccccaaatttagttgcgatgatttcgcatataatttttgggagttttcgcattctttcaaacattagcagttcttttggttttcagcacaacattttgcaaaattgctgttagtttttgcattctatatttttgtcatacttttcaaatatttcgatgagtttatgcattattagttttttaagcatattttttaaattatttctgtgagtatttgcattctttcaaacatgagcagttcttttaattGGCTGCTTATTATTTAgattatttctgtttgtttttgcattctttgtttttcaaGCAATTTATTTGGAGTAGTTATGCTCTCGACTGTTACTCTACAATTTTGGATTTGGTTTTCGGCTTTCAGTCATTTAGCAGTGAAAACAATGTATTGTTCCAATTTCCGACGTTTCGGCAAATTTATTGCCTTTTTCAaggattctaaaaaatatttgtttgtttttaactaTTAGTGCTTGTTTTAGGTGGGAAAATACTGTTGGTTACTTACAAAAACGGTTTGTTttcttgttatttttggggttttGGGTAAATTGATAACtgtcttttgttgttgttcctcAGTCTTAGTTGGctgtaattttaagggtttgcacaaagggggggggggggggtgttaaAATTGAGCAACGTTTCAAGTGGTTCTAAGGACACTTACTGCATAGCAGCACATATTATGCTGGTAGCTGCTGGTTTCGgtttcgaaaaaactttttgtgttgCACTATCCACGAAACCACATCGGTAGAACTTGAGATTCAAAAAGAGGGATTTATACAGTGCTGCCTCTAGCGGTGGAGAGCTCCAACTTTTATAAAAGATTTTATAATAGATTTAACCGAGGGGTTGATCAACAGCACGATTTTTTCTCCAGCCTGAGCAAATAACGAAATACAACTTTAGAACCCCTTGACTGATAGAAACTGGCATAAACTGTTATACacataaaagaaaacaacatcgtagctggccatgcaaaaaaacaattttccaatgTTTACAAGTTTCCGTCCATCTTCAGGAAccattttcgttcatattccatTGCGTCCTAAAAGAAACGGATTTCCATAAAACAAAtctgatgaaaaatgtttagtgTGAACATCACTTGATCGAGAACCAGAGAAGTGCCATCTGAATGGATTATTTTCCGGTAGTTAAGGATAGTTGGATTTGTTACgagcattatttttatgaatcttGTACAAAGAAGAcataagttgaactgaaataaaCATTACCATTGAAAGGTACGGtagttatttgaaaacaaatggttcaatgaagcaattttaaatGTGCCTCCAAGTGATCACTTCTGTTGTCTTAGTTGATGTCACCAGgccaagtttttttcaactttcaatcTGTACTCTTGTTAAGCTGGTTGTTTATGGAAGACGCAAAACGCAAAACGCTTAACATTGCGTGTGATGGCCATTTTAACGGAAACacattttcactcaattttcagttgataaaaaggtgcaaatcgtgatgagcttgtttgttttgattcgttgCCACGAATGTCAGTCTAACtggtatacattttcttttatgagATCGTAGTGTGCTGAGAAATCATCCAGGACAAATTTATCGTAGAACACTCATGAACTGATTTCTCGTCACACTTTTTGAGcagaaatttgttcagagtTCCACGGATGTGACGAAATGGTCAATTTCAATCGAACGGAGCTTAATGGCGGTTTGTTCACCAAAAAGCGTCAAAGGCATGGCTagaatttgggtcattttgtgtACTAAATGTGGGTCAAATGTGGGAGAAGGGAGGGTATACTATTCTTGTTCTGTTTCACTCGGTGTTACTGTGTTGGGTTTTCTGTGtttatagtttttagttttaagtgtgTGTAGTAATCCTGCGTAGATAATACTCAGGCCCTCTGTATCTGTACGTTTGTTTACGGTATGGTTATTGTTCGTGATATGGCACATCTCTAGGATTGGTAGAGCTGTACCACGGTTGTGTTGGTCTAAGAttcttactttttttgtgtCGAAAGAATGTTGTTTTGTGATGCTGTGCTCGAGCAAAGCTGTTTTCTGCCTCAGCTCGGCTATCTTGTAGTCGTCAGTGGTGTGTCCCGCCTGTAGCAGCTCGTCCAACCGTTTTATGTCGCATCTGTGGCTCGACATCCTCGTTTTCAGCTGCGTTGTTGTCATCCCGATGTACGAACTCTCACATTCGTTGCATGGGATAGCATAGATGACGTTGGTGTGGTTCTCCGTGGGCACCTTGTCCTTCATGTTGCTGAAGAAGCTTGAGCCCACAGTGTTGGTGTTGCGGAAAGCTAACCGTACCTCCGGGTAGTCCTGCTTGAGTGTTTTGGCTATAGTTTGTGACAAGGTTGGGATGTTTGGTATGGATCGGTAGTAGATGTTTGTCTGCTGGTGGCTCGGTTCGGCTTGTtgcgtttgttgttgttgttgttgttgttggttgccGTTGCTGGAACGGTTACATAGCTGGCAGTTCATGAGTCGACGCCGAAGGGGTTTTGGGTAATGATTGATTTCTAGCTCCCTGTCCACGATCTTCATTTTTTCCCGAGTGTTTAAGTTGGTAGACAGTTTGTCTACACGTTGTATGAAGTTCATAGCTGTATTGACCTTCTGGCTCGTGGTGTGGCAGGAGAAGAAGTCCAGAAAACGACCACTCGAAATTGGCTTTCGGTACCATTCCGTCCGGATCTGTTGGGCTTCGGTGCGGACCAATACCATGTCCAGATACGGCAGTCTCCTGTTTTCTTCTAGCTCGTAGGTGAATTGGATGTGTTGGCTGTAGCTATTGAATGAGTCTTGGACGTGTTTCAACTTGTTCAGGGGAAGCGCTACGATCAGGTCGTCGACGTACTTCTTGAGCACTGGTGGTTGAAATTCGAGCTTTTTGACGACGGCGTGCATCAGATTCTCCATGACGAGATCGGCTAGTGGGGACGACAGGGGGTTACCCATGGCAGTTCCAAAAATTTGTGAATAGAACTTTCCTCGAATGTGAAGTAGCATGATTTCATGATGAACTCGATGATTTCCAACATGATTTCCAGGTTTATGTTGGTGTGTTTCTGTATGTCGCTCCAGTTGAACGTGACATCGCGTCGAACAAGTTCGAAGGGAATGCACGTGAAAGAGAAACAACGTCCAGGGATACCAACACATAGTCAGCTGGGAGGGTGATGCCGTTGATGTAGTCACAGAAGCTGTAGGAGTCCCTTATGTTGTAGGTGCTTTGCAGTGAGCTCTGCAGTATCTGTCCAACGAACTTTGAGAGAGTGTAGGTGGGTGCTGTCATGTTTGGAACTACTGGTCGTAGTGGTAATCCAGCTTTGTGAGCTTTGGGTTGCCCGTAGATTCTTGGGCACAAAGCTTTTCTGGACATTAGCTCATTCTCTAACCGATCGTTTATGGCATCTAGTCGTTTCAAACGCTTAACAATCTCGTTGTTCTTGCTCTGGATACTTGATGTTGGGTCGCGATTGGCCGTGGCGTATGTTTTGGTGTCCGAGAGTAGAGCTAGCATCTTAGACTTGTAGTCGTTGCCGTTCATAATCACAGTTTTATTGCCCTTGTCAGCTTTTAGTACGACAAGCTCTTTGTGCGTTCGCAGAAACTCTCTCGTGGCTTTCGCACTCGTTTTGAGAAATTGTGCTAATGGTGTGGGTGGCTGCGGGTTGTTGATAAACTGGTGCAGGTAGTTCTGTATGTTGTTGGTAATCTTGCACCTGTTTGTGTTTTGCACGGCAATAGTGGCTGGGTCAGCAACTTTGCGGCGGGGCGTTATCTGCATTGGTTTGTCTTTGGTGTGCAAGATGTTTTCAACATCGGCCAGAAGATGGAAAAACGGGATTTGCTCAATGAAGTGCGGTGGGAGGGCGAATTTTGGACCAAGGCTGAGGAGTATGGCTGCTTCGTGTGGTATTTGTTTGTCTGTACCATTGTGAATGGCGGCTTGGTTCAGTCCAGGTATACTGTTGTTTTGTTCTGCCATAGCAGCAATTATGTTGTGGAACTTCTTTTTTGTTGTGTGTGATTGGGTAGCCAGGTTATGGACGTGGTAGTTGTCCTGGGAgtcaaaaaatggtttgtaatCGGCTTCCGGGACAGTTACATTGTTTTCACTGCTAAATGACTGAAAGCCGAAAACCAAATccaaaattgcaatttatttgtataatttttaggagtttttgcattctttcaaacatgagcagttctttcggTTTTCAGCACAATATTTGGCAAAATtgctgttagtttttgcattccaTAATTTTTGTATACTTTCAATTATTTCGGTGAGTTTATGTATATTtagttttctataatttttgttaggttttgcaatcttttaaacatgagaagtttttttgatttttagcatagcatttataaaaatttctgatagtttttgcattcttcattttctaagcaaattatttgtatcatttctgtgagtttttgcattcaaacaaatagcataaattatacaaaaaagttaatttttattcaattcggcgaaacatccattcggcgaaacgacattcggcgaaatgaccgtcggcgaaacgacattcggcgaaacgtaccagattcgtaaaattattcaaactttgttgtaaattactttgtggacagtactgtAGGGGATGAATgcaaaattatatcgatagttcccgtagttttgaagatactaaaattactgtaacaaaaatctaggTGCAAAAGCtgtggttgatgtgcaccgttaatatgatcaatctctCAAACCATAAATCGGATTTGCCatattatggtaaagtgtcaataattaactataagaataaaaataataatgcaggttttggggtttttgctgaatggcactattttgctaccgcccatgatgaAGGCCCTAGTcgtggcctcggaggtactctaaaacggttagcaacacgtaaaataacccaataaatattcctttcacaaaaatagattgatcaaggtaggggaacagcatcttattccagcgttcctctaatgttgccatatcagcgctttggcattcaattacagctgattaaaagcgttttcaactgaaatgaagtgataaatagctcaataagaagtgaacaagcaagtttctttcaaaagttttgcaaaacttgttgtttaaataatgaaaatgagcaaattggacaaaactaggagcgaggacttaacctgccaaacatacgagaatttcccctattagccatttgaataaatatttgcgtaaaattatagaaatataaattaaatgaatcatctcccagaacaccaggtagcagttattgatcagcccgcctgtgtgattctagcagatgtggcgaatgaagctgatgtaggttatctcaaaaatacaaaactttaaaattcgatatctctggaacgagaCATATtaatttctgtcgataagtgattcttatgtaaaattggccgggaaacacgatggtgagttcaaataaaaaaaataagttggggtgttttgagatacggccgtttaaagttttcaattgcgcaatacaggtagaaacaataaattaatcaacattttgatcacggaaatggattctacgcccaatttccttcaaaattgagtctaagaccgatcctctaagatttgtgattcctgagttatcgtcgtttgaaactaggaggtttgctcaaaaatcgcctaaaagtcgatttttttggggaggtacaaaaatggagggggtggtccgatttggatgaaattcgggattcttgaatgttttgatagtatcaacagctctgccaaatttgagcagaatcggagagggtaattttcaaatttgcactttttcgttgTTTTGTCATTGTCAgctctaaaactttgtagaacatagttacactctaaaaaataaccctgcaaagttagaaaaaaacacaaaattttaaagtgaaaatttttattctaaatgaaaaaatgacccctttGGGTCAatctagattcgaaaagtacattcaatttcccattaaatgaaatgctccaaatttttttacagctgagtaacggaaaatggcagagttttttaaacttttcagtgttttttcgatgaaaaatacgtttttctggaattctgagtacgccatcaaatcgggcgtctaattttacataaagtctcatcaccgtttcaggctgcaaattattgaaaaacacctcttttttcgcatgttcaaaaatttaaggggTCGTAAcgccccttcgtcacgagatatcacaaAACGGACCTTGAATAATTAAAAGTGTACTTGTTTCTAGGGACCCCAAACTGTATGCtttccctcgagttgagcctgcgcagaaattttgttggtcggtgtaattTAGCATCTCTAGGTTGTCTCAAACTGttgaaaaagtacaataaacCGAAGTGACATTgacaggatttcaatttatttttggaatgtttTCCAACTGGTAGGGTTTGTTTCAATATTATTGTTcctaaaacatgtactggaacaagccacacaaggtccatccagtttttttcagtagtgttgaaaaaaaatagttgcgttggaaatttttatttgaattctgAAGTGACTTTGATGACATAGTTTTCCTattaaaaatcagatttaaagtgttcaagttttatttttacgtcaaatggaCCATTACTAAGGTTGCtattatagtttaaaaaaaatatgttgttatttaattaattaactatatttgtgtttttataacaaaatatttttttgttttatactttatgaaaattttacaaagcgATCAGAATTATTCatccacaatttttttaaagactaatttttatactaattttaaaataaagatgCAACCAAAAACTCTATACATATATTCCATTTATTTTCACCAATCTTTGCTATAAAATGCAAACTTGTTACcgtctttttttacttttctacACAGCGCCTACAGACAAGGGCTAACACATTATTGCTTGTA
Protein-coding sequences here:
- the LOC119766268 gene encoding uncharacterized protein LOC119766268 — encoded protein: MGNPLSSPLADLVMENLMHAVVKKLEFQPPVLKKYVDDLIVALPLNKLKHVQDSFNSYSQHIQFTYELEENRRLPYLDMVLVRTEAQQIRTEWYRKPISSGRFLDFFSCHTTSQKVNTAMNFIQRVDKLSTNLNTREKMKIVDRELEINHYPKPLRRRLMNCQLCNRSSNGNQQQQQQQQTQQAEPSHQQTNIYYRSIPNIPTLSQTIAKTLKQDYPEVRLAFRNTNTVGSSFFSNMKDKVPTENHTNVIYAIPCNECESSYIGMTTTQLKTRMSSHRCDIKRLDELLQAGHTTDDYKIAELRQKTALLEHSITKQHSFDTKKIQRA